A single genomic interval of Nostoc commune NIES-4072 harbors:
- a CDS encoding Rpn family recombination-promoting nuclease/putative transposase has product MKTDSIFYRLFQEFPSIFFELIGNPPETANTYQFSSVEIKQTAFRIDGVFLPTQDEENPIYFVEVQFQPDLDIYLRLVSEVFLYLRQNKSKNSWRGVVIYPRRNIDTGERQDCHEFFNSSRISIIYLDELGEAASLPIGIATLKLVIENEDTTITTARELINRTKQAVNLQLPQEQLLELIETILVYKLPNISREEIEAMFGLSELKQTRVYQEGKQEGRFEAKLEAVPKLLALGLSVEQISQALDLDVVQVQQAIQQTPLNE; this is encoded by the coding sequence GTGAAAACTGACAGCATCTTTTATCGTTTATTTCAAGAATTTCCCAGTATCTTCTTTGAACTGATTGGGAATCCTCCTGAAACTGCAAATACCTATCAATTCTCTTCAGTTGAAATCAAACAAACTGCCTTTAGAATAGATGGTGTATTTCTTCCCACTCAAGACGAAGAAAATCCCATTTATTTCGTCGAAGTTCAATTTCAACCAGATTTAGATATTTATTTACGTCTAGTTTCAGAAGTATTTCTCTATTTACGGCAAAATAAATCTAAAAATTCTTGGCGAGGAGTGGTGATTTATCCCAGAAGGAATATAGATACTGGTGAGCGACAAGATTGCCACGAATTCTTCAACAGCAGTCGTATTAGTATAATTTACTTGGATGAATTAGGCGAAGCTGCATCACTACCAATAGGTATTGCTACCCTAAAATTAGTAATTGAAAATGAAGATACAACTATTACTACCGCCAGAGAACTAATTAACCGTACTAAACAAGCGGTAAATTTGCAACTACCACAAGAACAATTACTAGAATTAATAGAGACAATCTTAGTTTATAAATTGCCTAACATAAGTCGAGAGGAGATAGAAGCGATGTTTGGGTTAAGTGAGTTGAAGCAAACACGGGTTTATCAAGAAGGCAAACAAGAAGGTCGTTTTGAGGCAAAGTTAGAAGCTGTACCTAAACTGCTAGCACTGGGTTTAAGTGTGGAACAGATATCACAGGCGTTAGATTTGGATGTTGTACAGGTTCAGCAAGCAATACAGCAAACGCCTCTAAATGAATAA
- a CDS encoding Uma2 family endonuclease: MVQQVTPETTIEVIYPESDGQPMADNTEQFTWIVKIKENLEILFASQADVFIAGDLFWYPVQGSPNIKQAPDTMVVFGRPKGKRGSYLQWNEDNIPPQVVFEILSPGNTLKEMTKKLQFYQRYGVEEYYIYDPAKNDLNGLLRSGDSFEVIEEMNGWVSPRLGISFTLTPDTLEIVSPTGQKFLSPVEIDQLREQERQAKEAALQELEKERDRYQELLAKLKEKGIDTDNL; this comes from the coding sequence ATGGTACAACAAGTTACACCAGAAACCACCATCGAAGTCATCTACCCAGAAAGCGACGGACAGCCAATGGCGGATAATACAGAACAATTTACATGGATTGTCAAAATTAAAGAAAATTTAGAAATTCTATTTGCATCGCAAGCTGATGTATTTATTGCCGGAGATTTGTTTTGGTATCCAGTTCAAGGAAGCCCGAATATTAAACAAGCGCCGGATACGATGGTAGTCTTTGGTAGACCAAAAGGAAAACGGGGTTCCTATTTACAATGGAATGAAGATAATATCCCCCCACAGGTAGTATTTGAAATTCTATCGCCAGGTAACACCCTCAAAGAAATGACCAAAAAATTGCAGTTTTACCAGCGTTACGGCGTGGAAGAATATTATATTTATGATCCGGCTAAGAACGATTTAAATGGCTTGCTTCGTTCTGGAGATAGTTTTGAAGTTATCGAAGAGATGAATGGCTGGGTAAGTCCGCGTTTGGGAATCAGTTTTACACTGACACCGGATACCCTGGAAATTGTTTCTCCAACCGGACAAAAGTTTTTGTCACCTGTAGAAATTGACCAGTTACGCGAACAAGAACGCCAAGCAAAGGAAGCGGCTTTACAAGAATTAGAAAAAGAGCGCGATCGCTATCAAGAATTGTTGGCTAAACTCAAAGAAAAGGGAATTGACACAGATAATTTATAA
- a CDS encoding HNH endonuclease, which produces MKSHADYIISVKHSGATTPDNLCYACVLCNFQTKN; this is translated from the coding sequence ATAAAAAGTCATGCTGACTATATAATCAGCGTAAAACATAGTGGAGCAACAACACCAGATAATCTCTGCTATGCCTGTGTTTTATGTAATTTTCAAACAAAGAACTGA
- the trmFO gene encoding FADH(2)-oxidizing methylenetetrahydrofolate--tRNA-(uracil(54)-C(5))-methyltransferase TrmFO: protein MEQQPIQVIGGGLAGTEAAWQIAQAGVPVILHEMRPKRFSPAHHTEHLAELVCSNSFGAMASDRATGLLHEELRQLGSIVISKADEHAVPAGGALAVDRGQFGQDLTQTLASHPLIEFRRGEVSAIPEGIVVLATGPLTSPDLAEDLRRFTGMEYLSFFDAASPIIVGESINRDIAFMASRYDKGEAAYLNCPMNKEQYLRFREELCKAEQTELKGFERETAKFFEACLPIEELAQRGEDTMRYGPLKPVGLSDTRTGERPYAVVQLRQEDKAGQLWNMVGFQTNLRWGEQKRIFQLIPGLEKAEFVRLGVMHRNTFINAPGLMHPTLQFKERPTLLAAGQLIGTEGYTAAAAGGCLAGINAARLALGKEALVLPPTTMMGALLEFISSASPKHFQPMPPNFGIFPELGAKIKSKQERYGRYRDRSLTDLANWKVNHN, encoded by the coding sequence ATGGAACAACAACCGATACAAGTAATTGGAGGTGGACTAGCTGGGACTGAAGCAGCTTGGCAAATAGCCCAAGCTGGAGTGCCGGTAATTCTCCATGAAATGCGTCCAAAACGGTTCAGCCCTGCTCATCATACAGAACATTTGGCAGAATTAGTGTGTAGTAATTCCTTTGGGGCAATGGCAAGCGATCGCGCAACTGGATTATTGCACGAAGAATTACGCCAACTCGGTTCTATTGTCATCTCAAAAGCTGATGAACACGCCGTACCTGCGGGTGGGGCGCTAGCAGTAGACAGGGGACAATTTGGCCAAGACTTGACTCAAACTTTAGCCAGCCATCCTTTAATTGAATTTCGCCGGGGTGAAGTATCTGCGATTCCGGAAGGAATTGTGGTTTTGGCAACCGGGCCTTTAACGAGTCCCGACTTAGCCGAAGATTTGCGCCGCTTTACAGGGATGGAATACCTGAGCTTTTTCGATGCGGCTAGTCCGATTATTGTGGGAGAATCGATTAACCGTGACATTGCCTTTATGGCATCACGTTATGACAAAGGTGAAGCTGCTTATCTCAACTGCCCAATGAATAAGGAGCAGTACTTGCGGTTTCGAGAAGAACTTTGTAAAGCGGAACAAACAGAACTCAAGGGTTTTGAACGGGAAACGGCGAAATTTTTTGAAGCTTGTTTACCCATTGAAGAACTAGCACAGCGTGGGGAAGATACCATGCGCTACGGCCCCCTAAAGCCAGTGGGATTGTCAGATACTCGCACCGGGGAACGTCCTTATGCTGTGGTGCAGTTACGACAAGAAGATAAAGCTGGTCAACTGTGGAATATGGTAGGATTCCAAACTAACCTGCGCTGGGGTGAGCAAAAGCGAATATTTCAGTTAATTCCAGGTTTGGAAAAGGCAGAATTTGTCCGATTGGGAGTAATGCACCGCAACACTTTTATTAATGCTCCTGGGCTAATGCATCCGACTCTGCAATTTAAAGAGCGTCCAACATTGTTAGCTGCTGGACAGTTGATTGGTACTGAAGGCTACACTGCTGCGGCTGCGGGTGGCTGTCTGGCGGGAATTAATGCAGCGCGGCTAGCTTTGGGTAAAGAAGCTTTAGTTTTACCACCAACAACAATGATGGGTGCGTTATTAGAATTTATTAGTTCCGCTTCGCCGAAGCATTTTCAACCAATGCCGCCCAACTTCGGGATTTTTCCCGAACTGGGTGCGAAAATCAAGAGTAAGCAGGAGCGTTATGGACGTTACCGCGATCGCTCTTTAACCGATCTAGCAAACTGGAAAGTTAATCATAACTAA